A single window of Plasmodium malariae genome assembly, chromosome: 8 DNA harbors:
- the PmUG01_08026700 gene encoding dolichyl-phosphate-mannose protein mannosyltransferase, putative produces CFYVTDGSSIILENIGTKYKLFSTDMKWGSGSGNQLVTAVTTNKNEEDLLWTVNVYEEGKSFTGNKINCDEIVTLKHVKSNGYLIGSSHDSILSNNYELSVHQDNSSGKFQVVCENKKNKSYWKLGENVFLKNINHNGYLSTSKNYEFNQYNCYNCPILYHLEACIMKYNNQKDDQKWRAKSGVIISHFNYDKSEKYTNDEL; encoded by the exons TGTTTCTATGTAACAGATGGTAGCTCTATAATTCTAGAGAATATTGGAACAAAATAcaa actTTTTTCAACAGATATGAAATGGGGAAGTGGGTCAGGGAATCAGTTAGTG acCGCAGTAACTACCAACAAGAATGAGGAGGATTTATTGTGGACAGTTAACGTTTACGAAG AAGGGAAAAGTTTTAcaggaaataaaataaactgtGATGAAATTGTTACATTAAAGCATGTAAAGTCTAATGGATATTTAATAGGGTCATCACATGATTCCATTTTATCGAACAATTATgag TTAAGTGTTCATCAGGATAACTCATCGGGGAAATTCCAAGTAGtatgtgaaaataaaaaaaataaatcatattGGAAATTGGgtgaaaatgtttttttgaaaaatataaaccaTAATGGTTATTTGTCTACTAGCAAAAATTACGA ATTCAATCAGTATAATTGTTATAACTGCCCCATTTTGTATCATTTGGAGGCTTGCATTATGAAATACAATAATCAAAAGGACGATCAGAAATGGAGGGCTAAATCG GGGGTAATTATATCacattttaattatgataaaagTGAGAAATATACTAATGATGAACTTTGA
- the PmUG01_08026800 gene encoding 50S ribosomal protein L22, mitochondrial, putative has protein sequence MLLCKLEKIIEKNFFLINKKYVNTNVQLRNPYYRKKGFWEWRRRIIHRYNEKRYIRKGIIPKIRNKKEEKIKNRKDDVFWTFKVYQLKISLRNLYSFGRLIKGLHLEDALVFLESIPQIRINNILNSLLNSKKKIVNTFNGDVSRLYIDNVQIHYNTPMKYIKYHALGHFGLVKSYRNTFTYTIKQMNIQEFYHKIFIRGNVPRTLSHNMRLYLHQDRINKDTLIEWYPYICAHSRYYFREKLRYLNNIYQFNYYKSRHKWIQNYFNNVDRRTKELKLQRSALSEKEN, from the coding sequence aTGCTACTATGTAAGTTAGAAAAGATAATTGAAaagaacttttttttaataaataaaaaatatgttaatacaAATGTACAGCTAAGAAATCCTTATTACAGGAAGAAGGGGTTTTGGGAATGGAGAAGAAGAATAATTCATagatataatgaaaaaagatatattagaAAAGGTATAATACCAAAAAttcgaaataaaaaagaagaaaaaataaaaaatagaaaagacGATGTATTTTGGACATTTAAAGTATATCAGTTAAAAATAAGtttaagaaatttatataGTTTTGGAAGGCTTATAAAAGGATTACATTTAGAGGATGCTTTAGTATTTTTAGAATCCATACCACAAATCCggataaataatattctaaattctttattaaattcaaaaaaaaaaattgtaaacaCTTTTAATGGTGATGTTTCAAGACTGTATATTGACAATGTACAAATACATTACAACACAccaatgaaatatattaaatatcatGCACTTGGACATTTTGGATTGGTTAAAAGTTATAGAAATACTTTTACATATACAATTAAACAAATGAACATACAAgaattttatcataaaatattcattagGGGAAATGTTCCTCGTACCTTATCTCATAATATGCGGTTATATTTACATCAAGATAGAATTAACAAAGACACCTTAATTGAATGGTATCCATACATATGCGCACATTCTAGATATTATTTCAGGGAAAAATTGagatatttaaataatatataccagttcaattattataaatccAGACATAAGTGgatacaaaattatttcaacAACGTCGACCGAAGAACTAAGGAGTTGAAGCTCCAGCGCAGTGCGCTCAGCGAGAAGGAAAATTAG